In Aegilops tauschii subsp. strangulata cultivar AL8/78 chromosome 3, Aet v6.0, whole genome shotgun sequence, one genomic interval encodes:
- the LOC109764827 gene encoding uncharacterized protein yields the protein MCRRAVVAAPPASAVLLGSGSSGADAARVMEMQPLPTLPLEAERGRSVARHPSPRAARRRSQESLTPPVSPPLSPTTVLPPSPRSMRNEARSAALVPNMPSPALLKLCSPQMLLLPVPSPSRPPGFEASPTPPLLSSGLLRRTPSPVRHRRAVVGAVGLQCLAPLFEDRQEAILPTPTPAPTPPRAPAARRKTMAGVTISRVGGALSLHKTWAASRPRATPVATAAEILVCRSLGIVKDGEDVTAAALDAFAERFKAHLSSEVITAMRGLFKLDDANAHAVEEALLSHGGGGALDLERADEEAELQQAAT from the coding sequence ATGTGTCGCCGCGCCGTCGTTGCTGCACCGCCTGCATCTGCTGTCTTGCTGGGCTCCGGCTCCTCCGGCGCGGACGCGGCCCGTGTCATGGAGATGCAGCCTCTGCCGACCTTGCCGCTGGAGGCTGAACGTGGGCGCAGCGTCGCGCGACACCCCTCACCACGCGCTGCCCGGCGTCGGTCTCAGGAGAGCCTCACGCCACCAGTCTCGCCTCCGCTGTCGCCAACTACCGTCCTTCCGCCGTCTCCGAGGTCCATGAGGAATGAAGCCCGGTCGGCTGCGCTTGTGCCGAACATGCCAAGCCCGGCGCTGCTCAAGCTTTGCTCGCcccagatgctgctgctgcctgTTCCGTCGCCTTCCAGGCCGCCGGGGTTTGAGGCCTCCCCAACGCCACCCCTGTTGTCCAGTGGGCTGCTGCGCCGAACTCCTTCGCCTGTGCGGCATCGTAGGGCTGTTGTCGGTGCGGTCGGCCTCCAGTGCCTTGCACCCCTGTTTGAAGATCGCCAGGAAGCCATCCTGCCCACACCCACCCCTGCTCCAACGCCACCCCGAGCCCCTGCTGCACGCAGGAAAACCATGGCTGGTGTGACCATCTCCAGGGTTGGCGGTGCTCTTTCGCTGCACAAGACGTGGGCGGCAAGCCGCCCCAGGGCCACGCCGGTGGCTACAGCGGCAGAAATTCTGGTCTGTCGCTCCCTCGGCATCGTCAAGGATGGTGAGGACGTGACTGCTGCAGCCCTTGATGCCTTCGCGGAGCGCTTCAAAGCGCACCTGTCGTCGGAGGTGATCACGGCCATGAGGGGGCTTTTTAAGCTGGACGACGCGAATGCGCATGCTGTGGAGGAGGCCCTCCTGTCGCATGGTGGGGGTGGCGCGCTGGACCTGGAGAGGGCCGATGAGGAGGCCGAGCTCCAGCAGGCTGCAACCTAA
- the LOC109764826 gene encoding uncharacterized protein, with translation MAGDRRGGSPTVERRRGIRRLLLPRGEASSSSSSAPLPPPAAPEVGRRKGFASAALRGLGCTSAAASQAYAPGAGSAAAAAVRSSADWHGRRKKGKDRRKERGGGGGGGLVGGGIGGDVWCAPGIPFAAEASSVDCVVARHQMLGRGRGGDSERPHRERPCLSRRASMQEQMSSSFMESPPPPPLHHLDGPFFGADLLPSARLRRMRGYRPSPGGLEEEIMMFQTRVLLGGMNMYDRYQDWRLDVDNMTYEELLELGERIGHVNTGLREDEIIRNLRKVKPDSSFRFPTEVEKKCSICQEEFEANDEMGRLGCGHSYHVYCIKQWLSQKNVCPVCKTAVTKT, from the exons ATGGCCGGTGACCGCCGCGGCGGGTCGCCCACGGTGGAGCGCCGGCGGGGGATCCGGCGCCTCCTGCTGCCACGAGGGgaggcctcctcctcctcctcctcggcgccGCTGCCTCCGCCGGCCGCGCCCGAGGTGGGGCGGAGGAAGGGCTTCGCCTCCGCGGCGCTGCGCGGGCTGGGCTGCACGTCGGCCGCGGCCTCGCAGGCGTACGCGCCAGGGGCGGGCTCCGCGGCTGCGGCGGCCGTACGGTCGTCCGCCGACTGGCACGGGCGGAGGAAGAAAGGGAAGgacaggaggaaggagaggggaggaggtggaggaggcggccttgTGGGCGGAGGGATCGGCGGCGACGTGTGGTGCGCCCCGGGGATACCGTTCGCCGCGGAGGCGTCCTCCGTGGACTGCGTGGTGGCGCGCCACCAGATGCTggggagggggcgcggcggcgACTCCGAGAGGCCGCACAGAGAG CGGCCCTGCCTGTCCCGGAGGGCGAGCATGCAGGAGCAGATGTCCTCGTCGTTCAtggagtcgccgccgccgccgccgctgcatcACCTGGACGGCCCCTTCTTCGGCGCCGACCTGCTCCCCTCCGCGCGCCTCCGCCGGATGCGCGGGTACCGCCCCTCCCCCGGCGGCCTCGAAGAAGAG ATCATGATGTTTCAGACAAGAGTGTTGTTGGGAGGAATGAATATGTATGATCGGTACCAGGATTGGCGCCTCGATGTCGACAACATGACTTATGAG GAGTTGCTTGAGCTTGGAGAAAGAATAGGGCATGTCAACACAGGGCTACGCGAGGATGAGATAATTCGCAACCTCAGGAAGGTCAAGCCTGATTCATCATTCCGGTTTCCGACGGAAGTGGAGAAGAAATGCAGTATTTGTCAA GAAGAGTTTGAAGCAAATGACGAGATGGGGAGGCTGGGCTGCGGCCACAGCTACCATGTTTACTGCATCAAGCAGTGGCTTTCTCAGAAGAACGTTTGCCCGGTTTGCAAGACTGCTGTCACAAAGACTTGA